The Topomyia yanbarensis strain Yona2022 chromosome 3, ASM3024719v1, whole genome shotgun sequence nucleotide sequence CATTTCCGGAGTTACCACTTTGAATTTCGAGAACCGCAAGATTTGCCACGGCACGCCTGTAGACTCCACCCGAGGTCCTCACCATAGCCTGCCTGATCTTCCCATCGGATCCTTTCAATACGTTTTCCACAATACCTCTAATCCATTGTTTACGATTCTTTCCATCAACCACAAACACCAGATCGCCAGTTTGCAACGGCCGTTGCTCTTCAAACCATTTTGAACGTTGATTAATTGTCGGTAGATATTCTTTGTACCATCTTTCCCACATACGGTACTGGGAGCGTTTATAAACGTCTCTTAGGGCATCCGCGAAGTCCACCGAGTCATCAATTTCCAGGTCTGCGCTTGTCACCGAACCTCGCAGGAAATGATTCGGAGTAAGTGATTCCGCTTCTGCCGACTCTTGTGGAACGTATGTTAGCGGGCGAGTATTTATCATATCCTCCGCTTCCGCTAGTGCTGTCGTCAGGATTTCATCCGTCAGCGACCTTCCGTAGTTCAATCCGGTCATTGCCTCCTTGACCGATCTCACCATCCTCTCCCAGATTCCACCCATATGAGGAGCACCAGGAGAGTTGAAGTGCCAGGTCGTCGTGGAACTTGATATTTTTTCTGCACATCTGCTTCCGATTAGTTTCTTTATCCTTTGCATCTCACTATCAGCTCCCTTGAAACATGTCGCATTGTCTGAAAATATCTCGTCCGGCATACCACGTTTACAAGCAAATCTCCTGATGGCCATCAAACAAGACTGCGTTGTGAGACTGTGTATCACCTCTAAATGAACCGCTCTTACAGCTAAACAAGTGAAAACTGCCACCCATCGTTTCTCTTTCCTTCGTCCGATTGTCACCTCAACAGGTCCCAAATAATCTACTCCTACGGAGCTAAACGGGCGTAAACACGACGTTTTCCTCTGTACCGGAAGTGGAGCCATTATTGGCGCATGCGGACGACATCGCTTCACTTTACACCACATGCACTCGTGCATTACTTGTAGAATAGCGGCCCGTAGATTAGGAATCCAGAATTTTTGCCTCAACTCGTTGAAAACAGTCTCACGATTAGCGTGTCCATATTTCTCGTGATAGAACTGAATCAGCTTCTTCGTTACTTCATGCTTCCGAGACGGATATTTTTTATCAAAGGGAATCGTTTTAGATTTTCCCATTCTTCCGCCCATTCTTAGTACTCCTTCTTCATCTATCACAGGCGTTAGCTTATAGATACAGCTTGATTTTTTAATCTTCTCTAACGGCTGCCCTGGTTTAGCTTCCATATTTTTCATCAGCGCACTCATTTCATCGCCATAATTTTCAAACTGTATCTGTTTCCAGAGAATATTTTCTGCTTTTATGAACTCTTCTTTCTGAAATGGTCGTTGTGTTGTGCGAATCTCGGACTTGATCAGTCGTCTCTGGTTCTCCGTAGCCTTTGAGGTTAGTATAGCTAGACCATCTCTCTTACGTTTACAGTTCGTTATGAAACGCAATACATTCGCGGTTACTCTTACTATTGTCATCCAACGCGAACTGGCTTGAGCATCGATCAATCCGTGGAATAAAACGACACCTCTTGCTTCTTcgtcggtatcttcaacgaacaTGTCCTGCGATGGCCATTGATCCTCATGCTGATATAAAAAGGCTTGGGCGTTGAACCATTCTCCATCACTTTCGAGTGGTGGGCCCAGACCCCATTTTGTTAATACGTCGgccaaatttaattttgacggAATCCAACGCCAGTCGGTTACCTTTGTCGACTCTAGAATCTCTCCTACTCTAAAGGCGATGAACTGTTTGTATTTATGTTGATCAGCTCGGATCCAACTGCAAACAGTTCGAGAATCTGTCCACAGAATGCAACGAGAGATTTTGAGACTGTGGGTAGCTAAAATCGTTTGTTTCATCCGAGCAGCGAGAAGTGCCGCCATTAGTTCTAAGCGTGGAATTGATTGTCGTTTTAGTGGAGCGACCTTAGAACGGGACATTGCCAGTGTACACCTAACCTTTCCATTGATGACGGCCCGCAAGTATGCTACACAGCCATATGCGTGTTCACTAGCATCGGAGAAAATGTGAACCTCCAACGAGTCGACCGAAGAGAGCATCGCATCACCGAGATAACAACGCGGAATACGAATCATGTCCACTTTAGGCAGCAGACCAATCCAACGCTTCCACATTCCCCAGCAATCATCGCTAATCTGATCATCCCAATCACAACCGGATCGCCACAAATGTTGAATTATAATTTTCCCGTGAATGGTGAATTGAGATAGCAGCCCCAACGGGTCGAAAAATCCCATCACGCTGCTCAGTACAATTCTTTTTGTTGGCCTCTTGTCGCCTTGAAAATATGCCTTGAGTTCTTCACGTTGTTGAGTTGAGAATGAGAACTCGTCTTGTTCTGGATCCCAGATGATACCTAGAACTCTTTCGTTATCGGTCTGTTTGTCCCGGTTGAAGTGCACTTCCTGCGTTGGTCGTTGTACTCCGAGACTTTGGAGAAATTccggagaattcgatacccaattTCTGATCTCAAAGCCCGCCTTCGAATGAACAAAACTCACTTCTTTCGCTCGATGAATAGCTTCTTCAACAGTGTCGACACTATCAAAGTAATCATCGACATAATGGCGATGGATGATCGCCTCCGCCGCCTCAGGAAACTGCGCTGCATATTCAGCagcatttttgtttttcacaAATTGCGCGGAACATGGTGAACTCGTCGACCCAAATGTGGCTACGTCCATCACGTAAATGCTCGGTGATGCCGTAGAATTCTCTCGGAAAAGGAAACGTTGAGCCTGCTTGTCTTTGGCTATTATCTTCAGCTGATGGTACATCTCGCGTAAGTCGCCTCCAAACGCAATCCTACGCTCTCGAAAACCGGTGATGACCGTCACCAATGGAACGAGCATATCCGGTCCCTTTAAAAGTTGCGAGTTAAGAGAAACCCCCTGCACTGTCGCAGCTGCATCCCAAACAAGACGGACTTTTCCAGGTTTTTTTGGGTTTAAAACGACGTTGAGGGGAAGGTACCAAGTTTTTGATGGTTCGGTACCGGAAACTTCATCCGCAGTTGCCAGATGCGCATATCCTTTCTGCTGGTACTCCTTAATTTGCTGGCGGACGTTCATATCGAGCTCCGGATTTTTCGCCAACTGTTTCTCCAGTTGTTTCAGTCTTCGAAAGGCCATTGGAAAGCTATCTGGAAAACGCGGATCATCCGACTTCCACAACAGACCTGTTTCGAAATGCCCATTAACCCTCTTAGTAGACCGTTCGAGTATTTCTCGCGCTCTTCTCTCTTCTGCAGAGTCTTCCGACACCTTTACTACCGATTCTTCCAAAGCATATTGGCATTTTAGCAGCTCATGTATGTCTTCGTTGGTCACTTCTTGATGACAACCCAGATAATGTCCCGAAGAGCTTGCATCTGGCTTTGTCGGACCATACACCGTCCATCCCAGCTTGCACTGCACAGCAATCGGTTCTACATTCGTACCAACTTTTACATCTACAGGGGCAAACGAATGAATATTGTTTAGCCCTATTAGCATTTCTGGTCGACCATCGTAAGAGGAAATGGGTAGGTTACGCATGTGTTCGTACCTATTAGACAACTTTTGTGCATCGAGTGACTGTGGCGGTAGCATGAGTTTCTCCACTGTCCGTACTGTTTTCAGTAGCAGCTTTTCATCAGAATCTGCAGCAGAGATCCATACATTCAATCGCCGTGAACCCTTCTCGACCCTCGTAATATCTGCAGTCCACTTTATGGTAAGTTTCTCTTGAACTCCGACGACTCCCAGTCGATCTGCCAACTGCTTCTCCATCAAAGTGACAGACGCTCCTTCGTCCAAGAACGCCAGCAGAGTTATTGATCGGTCACCGTAGTGCAATTTTACCGGGATCATTCTAAACAAAACTGGGTTGTTCGTATTTATGTGCGCACTCGTTCCAAAGACCTCTCCATTTGGGTGCAATAACGGATTGTGTTGTCCCGTGCATTCACCAACGTTGCAGCGGATTTTAAATTTACACGGTGTGCCTCCATGTTCGTTGAGGCAAACATGACACAGCTTCCATCGGTTCACGATCTCCATTCGGTCAGCGTGTTCCAAGGTTTTAAAATCTTGACAAAAACGCAAACGGTGATCCGTTCGTTGACAAGCTTTACACGGTTTTTGTGTCTTACGGTCCTTCACGTTCGAGCTTTCTGCTTCGCAGTGGTTGAACAGCACTCCTTTTTCCTTCGACCATCCTCTCGCAGACGGAACGCCACTTGACGATTTGGACCCCAGTAAAAACTCCATATTTACATTAGCTTCGCAGGCATCCGCTACGATTTCGGCGAGAAAATCGGTTAGGGTTCTCAGTGTAACTTCACCTTTGTTCCTTTTGTAGCGAACCCATTCGCGCTTGTCACCATCAGGGAGTTTATCTACAAGGTCTTGGATTAGCAACGGGTTCACCAAATGTTGCGTAAGTTCTGCCGCTTCTAAATGTTCACAAAGTTGTTCAACAGCAGTGCCGAACGGAATAAAGCTAGCCAGTTTGTTTGATTTTGGCGGTTCTAATTTCCGTACCTTTTCCAAGTGGCTTTGAAGAAGTTGTTCTGGACGACCGTATAATTGTCGAAGCTTTGCTATGACCTTTGGTACGGATTGAGGAAGAAGCAATTGCCCACGAACTAAATCGAGGGCCGGGCCCTTCAGACTCTCTTGAAGTCTCACTAAATTTTCGATGTTCGAATATCCGCATGCTTCGTTGGACGCTTGGTATGTTCCATAAAATAACGGCCATTCCTCTGGCTTACCAGAAAACACAGGAAGCTTCTTAGTAATCCCGTTTCTCGCTGACATTTGCATTTTTGTTGGACCTCCTTTTCTTTGTTCCGACTTGTTGAAGATAGTACTGACCTTGTTATTTCCGACCGTCTCATAAAATTCAGAACTACCGTCTGAATTACTTATGTCTTCGAGCAAATGCTCGTCCTCATTGTCGTCCTCGTCATCTTCCACGACGGTTTTGTTGCTTAGCTTCGATATATTTTTCTCGCTCAGCTTTACAATGCCCGTTGTTGCGCTTAACCCTGAACCACCTTCCATTGGATTGCGGGTTACCTTCAGTGCATTCAACTCGTCATCTAAACTTTTCATCGCATCGTGGTAAGACTGCTGCATCGTTTTCATCCGATCTATATGCTCCTTCTTCTCTTTCAGCCTGGTTTCCTGAAAAAACCTCTGGTCTTCTTCCTCTTGAGCGCGTAGTTTCTTCTCCATCATGATCTTTTTCTGCTCCATTGCCCGCTTGAAGGCAAGTTCCTTCTCTTTCAGACGCCACTCAGTTTCCAGCTCCTGCTCTATCCGCTTCTGCTTCTCTTCCATGGCCTTTAGTTTTTGCTCTAGAGTCTGGACGTTTTGGCGGTCAGATTTGACACTGCTTTTGTCTGACTCTTCGGCGTTCTTCTTAGCACGGGTCGTTTTCTTCCCCTCTTTAGCCTTCTGGTATTCATAAGACGCTTCCTGACAGGCGGCTTCCAGGCAAAACCACTTTCTCTCCTTTCTAATGGCAGCAGTTACTCCGACGCATCGGAAATGGTGCCAACTGTTGCACGTCTCGCAGGCAATCATTTCCTCATTTACAGTAGATATTTGCCCGCAAGTTGTGCAAGGAGTTTGCGTAAAATCCAGAATAGGCTCAGCCATCGTGTTTTGTAGATGAGGTTCAATCCGAAATCCTTAACTTCTTTTTGAGAAATTGTTCGGACTGAAATCGAACTCAATTTTTGTAGCAGCCTCGTCGTGCAGCTCAAActgcaaatttattttgaattaGAGTTCACATCATAATAATTAATCAACGGTATAAACTTACAAGAAGTAGCTCACTCAATTCTCGTACACACCGTTTGCTGACTTCTATACTAGATTTAGGTTTTCTTCTAGAAATTTAGGGTTAGTTCTCGATGCTGGCAAAATGTAGTTGGTAAGTATCattatataattttaatttctatTTACTTACAGGTAACCTCAATATATTCCACCACCTAAGCTTTTATCCGAAATACTGAATGTTTAGTACATTAAATATAATCAAATGTTCGTTTGGCTAGCTAAACTGCACCTAGCACATTTGTTATTATGGTTCTTGCTCCTATCTAATTATCAACAACTTGCGCATCAACTGTCAACTCGCATTGACCGGGGGAAACACCACTTGCATTCTCGGGCTGCCCAGCGGTGGGAAATGGTGAATTCTGGGagatggaattctggggaatggtacattctgggaaatgactttctggggaatggtattTTATGGGGGATGGTATTCTGGGGGctgaattctggggaatggttttctggggaatgattttCGGGGGAATAGTATACAATCGCACCAagttgtacaatgaaaaaaTCCAAAACCATTGAAATGCCGCAGggtggatggatgcaagctcgagaagaccgtacccaacacaaacaataaccaTCAAGTGTAGAAcattatttcagccgaaagtatgattgtgcgaaaaataaaaagttgcatttttcactcagtgcttcataccagCTACATCTgcttgtttgaaaaaaattggactttgctttcgtattcagcgattcaaaatgaaattagaaaacactttttttcttagcttatcgcgattaccttgGTAATTGGTAAAATCTGTaacattagattctgaaaatatgaaaaatttatttttctgtaattaaaaaaaagagcgaaaacaaaaaagaggaagcaaaagaaaaacgtttcgtttttcgaaaaaaaaaaaagaaaaagaaaaactcGAACTCctttgaaagagaaattgagtatgattttcgtgttcagcgacccaaaataatctagaaaacattttttctcgaaacttcatttttcttgtaaactagcgTAATCTTacttaagaccaaaagagatatgtgagaAACAGAACAATTTTCACTAGGTGCTTAATATCATCAACAGTTTTtatcggattttcgtgatcttatgcttaaaattcacgtgagaagtttttctgtcacataagattttaaaagaattgttttgccgaaacattttttatgaaaaattaactaaaaatgagtaattttaccaaaaaatactttttttgactttagttgctcttaaccctaaattgtttatattaacccatccatgttatacatttttggaatggacaCGTCAATTCCTTATGAATGATGAGTCGATTGTATTAATCGGAAGATTTATTCCTGAGATATTGATAaataactgcaaaaagtgctcaaaaacacgtttttcaaaaaatctcaaaagcGGTTCTTTAACAAAGAAAATGGATGTGATTtccgtgttcagcgacccaaaattctttaagaaaacaccttttttcttaacttcatgcaatcaccccaaaaatttgtaaactagtgttatcagATCGTATATACGGCAAAAGGTCCGAATTGAACCAACCGATTTTCCATTATTCACATACCAATTAAACAAAAACAGGTGACTCTTCCTCAAAACAAGATATCAAATAAAAGATATTGTCCGGCAGATTCAAAATCGCGATAATGCGCTTGATTTAAATAATTGTTGTTGCCAACAAAAATCTTGCAGAGAAACAGCTaggggtccgaattggcccactCCCTACATACAAGAAAAATCAGCCAAAAGAAGTTGATGTTGAATGAACTGAGTGACAAGTTATCAAATTATTCAATGCCGTATAGTCCATAAAATCGACATCTTCTGACAACAGGTCAGATTATACATGCAATTCATCAgctttcgaatttttttaaatgtttttctcttattttcatggaacaatttattttttatttttcttatgtatttccgggatttcccgggatatTTTTTCTGTATTTCCCTAATCACGGGAAGCTGAAAactgtcgggaaatggaagctctagtctACTCGTTGATGAGCAAACTGATTGTCGTTGAACTTAACTCTGCtaaagggtgtacggaatcaaattgcataACAAGAAaaggtttttcaaaatttacccATTTAACCGATAATTTTCGTTCagggaataaaataaaacatattaTTACACTTATTACACTTTAGTTATAGTCATATCTAAACGCACATATCGTCATCTTAGCACTGCTCATTAGGTCTTGTACAACGTTTGGGCCAACTTGTTTTCTGTGGAGATCTTATATTTCCTCAGTCCTGCTTCCGGTATCACTCGCTTCATGGTGGCCCAGTATTTCTCAATTGGCTGCAATTGCGCTGCGTTCAGGGGACTAAGATCCTTTGGCACGAATTTGATCTCCTttgggccgatttcttcaccctcgcttaacgcgTAAGCCAGGATTAAACgtaggggagaccgaggagggttgaaacaattttttgtttttgttagataaatcgacaaaaactgtcattcgatgattgcttgtttttaaatttattacttctgtttatgctttatcaaattacatcagaatAACTGGTATAAATCAGTaacaaagcatcaatatattgatttttgtaacagtgttctctttatttcaactctcctcataccgaggtaagttgaaacagcaatgaatgttagttgaaacaagtaaccaATTATTTTGAATATTATCAAACCGTTTTCTAAAGCATCAAATGTTACAACtgtgttttatgttttttcgttcacactaagataatttcttaaaatgacatgcattcttatcattatttttcacagtgtaTATCTATGTATAGACTGatacttgttttgaaaattaatgttaGATCTTGGTTACAAATGCATGAATTTCTGCACTTATCCCAACAGTAATAACATTAAGATACTTTACCTAACCATTCATTGACTATAAATCTAAAATCAAGTTATTTGATACCCATTTTTCGATTATTAAGTTGTGTattattttccaaccacttccccTAGAACATTCTACAGTTAATTAAAATAGTGGATATGACCAGTGATACATACTATTTATGACCACATGTGATACGGGTTTATGAAAACAGGTAATTTGGTATCCATGTTGGTAATGTTTAGTTCATTTTGGATTGTGGTCACTTCGCTCCAAGCTTCAGTAGCTGACAGAagtaaacaattagaacaaatgcatattcTGTGGCTATAAATGACCTCGAACTAATAAACTGAGAATGTTGACCACTGTTGTCAATTCAGGAAAGAAGAAtcttaattattattattagttcACGAACGTTAATGTGATTATAACATTGCCATAAGACTAGAAGCTCAtcatcgaggagagttgaaacaaggtgtttcaactctcctaggtcgagaagtaaggcttgatgcacaatttacaatttatacttcgcaaagatagaaagaaacgcatacaattcataaatgttaactcctagactacataatagtgatattttcatgatcGAACATCACTTAATATCCTATTTATAACAATTTGATGGCTCATGTGTCAAAATGTTCTGATTGTTGGATGGATAAACCGAACATAACataacatgacatgacatgacatgacatgacatgacatgacatgacatgacatgacatgacatgacatgacatgacatgacatgacatgacatgacatgacatgacatgacatgacatgacatgacatgacatgacatgacatgacatgacatgacatgacatgacatgacatgacatgacatgacatgacatgacatgacatgacatgacatgacatgacatgacatgacatgacatgacatgacatgacatgacatgacatgacatgacatgacatgacatgacatgacatgacatgacatgacatgacatgacatgacatgacatgacatgacatgacatgacatgacatgacatgacatgacatgacatgacatgacatgacatgacatgacatgacatgacatgacatgacatgacatgacatgacatgacatgacatgacatgacatgacatgacatgacatgacatgacatgacatgacatgacatgacatgacatgacatgacatgacatgacatgacatgacatgacatgacatgacatgacatgacatgacatgacatgacatgacatgacatgacatgacatgacatgacatgacatgac carries:
- the LOC131688246 gene encoding uncharacterized protein LOC131688246; translated protein: MAEPILDFTQTPCTTCGQISTVNEEMIACETCNSWHHFRCVGVTAAIRKERKWFCLEAACQEASYEYQKAKEGKKTTRAKKNAEESDKSSVKSDRQNVQTLEQKLKAMEEKQKRIEQELETEWRLKEKELAFKRAMEQKKIMMEKKLRAQEEEDQRFFQETRLKEKKEHIDRMKTMQQSYHDAMKSLDDELNALKVTRNPMEGGSGLSATTGIVKLSEKNISKLSNKTVVEDDEDDNEDEHLLEDISNSDGSSEFYETVGNNKVSTIFNKSEQRKGGPTKMQMSARNGITKKLPVFSGKPEEWPLFYGTYQASNEACGYSNIENLVRLQESLKGPALDLVRGQLLLPQSVPKVIAKLRQLYGRPEQLLQSHLEKVRKLEPPKSNKLASFIPFGTAVEQLCEHLEAAELTQHLVNPLLIQDLVDKLPDGDKREWVRYKRNKGEVTLRTLTDFLAEIVADACEANVNMEFLLGSKSSSGVPSARGWSKEKGVLFNHCEAESSNVKDRKTQKPCKACQRTDHRLRFCQDFKTLEHADRMEIVNRWKLCHVCLNEHGGTPCKFKIRCNVGECTGQHNPLLHPNGEVFGTSAHINTNNPVLFRMIPVKLHYGDRSITLLAFLDEGASVTLMEKQLADRLGVVGVQEKLTIKWTADITRVEKGSRRLNVWISAADSDEKLLLKTVRTVEKLMLPPQSLDAQKLSNRYEHMRNLPISSYDGRPEMLIGLNNIHSFAPVDVKVGTNVEPIAVQCKLGWTVYGPTKPDASSSGHYLGCHQEVTNEDIHELLKCQYALEESVVKVSEDSAEERRAREILERSTKRVNGHFETGLLWKSDDPRFPDSFPMAFRRLKQLEKQLAKNPELDMNVRQQIKEYQQKGYAHLATADEVSGTEPSKTWYLPLNVVLNPKKPGKVRLVWDAAATVQGVSLNSQLLKGPDMLVPLVTVITGFRERRIAFGGDLREMYHQLKIIAKDKQAQRFLFRENSTASPSIYVMDVATFGSTSSPCSAQFVKNKNAAEYAAQFPEAAEAIIHRHYVDDYFDSVDTVEEAIHRAKEVSFVHSKAGFEIRNWVSNSPEFLQSLGVQRPTQEVHFNRDKQTDNERVLGIIWDPEQDEFSFSTQQREELKAYFQGDKRPTKRIVLSSVMGFFDPLGLLSQFTIHGKIIIQHLWRSGCDWDDQISDDCWGMWKRWIGLLPKVDMIRIPRCYLGDAMLSSVDSLEVHIFSDASEHAYGCVAYLRAVINGKVRCTLAMSRSKVAPLKRQSIPRLELMAALLAARMKQTILATHSLKISRCILWTDSRTVCSWIRADQHKYKQFIAFRVGEILESTKVTDWRWIPSKLNLADVLTKWGLGPPLESDGEWFNAQAFLYQHEDQWPSQDMFVEDTDEEARGVVLFHGLIDAQASSRWMTIVRVTANVLRFITNCKRKRDGLAILTSKATENQRRLIKSEIRTTQRPFQKEEFIKAENILWKQIQFENYGDEMSALMKNMEAKPGQPLEKIKKSSCIYKLTPVIDEEGVLRMGGRMGKSKTIPFDKKYPSRKHEVTKKLIQFYHEKYGHANRETVFNELRQKFWIPNLRAAILQVMHECMWCKVKRCRPHAPIMAPLPVQRKTSCLRPFSSVGVDYLGPVEVTIGRRKEKRWVAVFTCLAVRAVHLEVIHSLTTQSCLMAIRRFACKRGMPDEIFSDNATCFKGADSEMQRIKKLIGSRCAEKISSSTTTWHFNSPGAPHMGGIWERMVRSVKEAMTGLNYGRSLTDEILTTALAEAEDMINTRPLTYVPQESAEAESLTPNHFLRGSVTSADLEIDDSVDFADALRDVYKRSQYRMWERWYKEYLPTINQRSKWFEEQRPLQTGDLVFVVDGKNRKQWIRGIVENVLKGSDGKIRQAMVRTSGGVYRRAVANLAVLEIQSGNSGNAEDNTGCYGQGYVTTAGQPENASGVSPGQCELTVDAQVVDN